From Xylanibacter oryzae DSM 17970, a single genomic window includes:
- the queC gene encoding 7-cyano-7-deazaguanine synthase QueC, with protein MEKDSVIIISGGMDSITMLYDKKDSIALGISFDYGSNHNAREIPFAKLHCKRLGIRHITINLEFVHQYFKSSLLDGAEAIPEGNYNDENMKSTVVPFRNGIMLSIAAGIAESNDLKNVLIANHAGDHTIYPDCRPEFINSIDKATQAGTFAKVRVLAPYTNITKTDIAKIGKKLGIDYTETWSCYKGGEKHCGKCGTCVERKEALAGAGIDDTTEYE; from the coding sequence ATGGAAAAAGATTCAGTAATAATTATCAGTGGAGGTATGGACAGTATAACAATGTTATACGACAAAAAAGACAGCATTGCATTAGGTATATCATTTGATTACGGAAGTAATCATAACGCTCGTGAAATACCATTTGCGAAACTACACTGCAAACGTTTAGGAATAAGACACATCACAATTAATCTAGAGTTTGTTCATCAATACTTCAAGAGTTCACTATTAGATGGTGCTGAAGCTATACCTGAAGGTAATTACAATGATGAGAACATGAAATCAACAGTTGTACCATTCCGCAATGGTATAATGCTTTCAATAGCCGCAGGTATTGCAGAAAGTAACGACTTAAAAAATGTACTTATAGCAAACCATGCAGGCGATCATACTATATATCCGGACTGCAGACCAGAATTCATTAACTCAATAGACAAAGCCACTCAGGCTGGCACTTTTGCAAAAGTCAGAGTACTTGCTCCGTACACAAATATCACGAAAACAGATATTGCAAAAATTGGAAAAAAACTTGGTATAGACTATACAGAAACATGGTCATGCTATAAAGGTGGTGAAAAGCATTGCGGAAAATGTGGTACTTGCGTTGAAAGAAAAGAGGCTTTAGCCGGTGCCGGTATAGATGATACAACAGAATACGAATAG
- a CDS encoding RNA polymerase sigma factor: protein MKELDSLTDEQLAVLYIKGNNYAFDLLLKRNQTKLFSYIMFVVRDEERANDVFQETFVKAISKMHESKYSDTGKFCAWLMRIAHNIIMDSFRANKNRRIIDNDSDNDMSNISNSILADSNIENRFVNEQILKDVRKIMNCLPESQREVVYMRFFQDMSFKEIADNTGVSINTSLGRMRYAILNMRKMAKINNITLEL from the coding sequence ATGAAAGAACTTGATAGTTTAACTGATGAACAGTTGGCCGTTTTATATATCAAAGGTAATAATTATGCATTTGATTTATTATTGAAGCGCAATCAGACAAAGCTTTTCTCATATATTATGTTTGTTGTACGCGATGAAGAAAGAGCCAATGATGTTTTTCAGGAAACTTTTGTAAAAGCAATAAGTAAAATGCACGAATCCAAATATTCAGACACTGGGAAATTCTGTGCATGGCTTATGCGTATTGCTCACAATATAATAATGGACTCATTCCGAGCTAACAAAAACAGAAGAATCATTGACAATGATTCTGATAACGACATGTCTAATATAAGTAACTCTATTTTAGCTGACAGCAATATAGAAAACAGGTTCGTAAACGAACAGATACTAAAGGATGTGAGGAAAATAATGAATTGTCTCCCTGAATCCCAGCGTGAAGTTGTCTATATGCGTTTTTTTCAAGATATGTCATTTAAGGAAATCGCTGACAACACGGGGGTATCAATAAACACATCATTAGGGCGCATGCGATATGCCATTCTTAATATGCGGAAAATGGCTAAAATAAACAATATAACTCTAGAATTATAA
- the rpe gene encoding ribulose-phosphate 3-epimerase → MNTLVSPSLLAANFLDLKSDVEMINRSEADWLHLDVMDGVFVPNISFGFPVMEAVASVCEKPLDVHFMIANPERYINATARIGAMMMNVHYEACIHLHRVVQEIHATGMKAGVTLNPSTPICVLEDIIQDVDMVLIMSVNPGFGGQKFIENTINKVVRLRKMIKDSGSRALIEVDGGVDSETSIRLVKAGVNVLVSGSYIFKSIDPISTIHSLKKL, encoded by the coding sequence ATGAATACATTAGTATCACCTTCACTTTTGGCAGCAAATTTTTTGGATCTTAAGAGTGATGTTGAAATGATAAATAGGAGTGAGGCCGATTGGCTTCATCTAGATGTAATGGATGGAGTATTTGTTCCTAATATCTCTTTCGGATTCCCTGTTATGGAAGCAGTGGCGTCTGTATGTGAGAAACCTCTTGATGTGCATTTTATGATAGCAAACCCTGAAAGATACATAAATGCAACTGCAAGGATTGGCGCAATGATGATGAATGTACATTATGAGGCATGTATACACTTGCATCGTGTTGTTCAAGAAATACATGCAACAGGAATGAAAGCAGGAGTCACTCTTAATCCTTCTACACCTATATGTGTATTGGAAGACATCATTCAAGATGTCGATATGGTTTTGATAATGAGTGTAAATCCTGGTTTCGGAGGACAAAAATTTATTGAGAATACAATCAACAAAGTAGTTCGTCTTCGTAAGATGATCAAAGATAGCGGTAGCCGTGCTCTTATTGAAGTTGATGGTGGTGTAGATTCTGAAACATCTATAAGACTTGTTAAAGCTGGTGTAAATGTATTGGTAAGTGGTTCATATATTTTCAAAAGTATAGATCCTATTAGTACAATACATTCTTTGAAAAAATTATAA
- a CDS encoding phosphoglycerate kinase yields MKIDQFNFAGKKAIVRVDFNVPLDENGNVTDDTRIRGALPTLKKVLSDGGALIMMSHMGKPKGKVNAKLSLRQITENVAKALGAPVKFAEDCAKAQEAAASLKPGEALLLENLRFYPEEEGKPVGIDKTDPKYDEAKKAMKESQKAFAKTLASYADVYVNDAFGTAHRKHASTAVIADYFDADHKMLGYLMEKEVKAINNVLKNAKHPFTAIIGGSKVSSKLAVIKNLLDKVDNLIIGGGMGFTFFKAQGGKIGNSLHEDDLMPEALNVLAEAEKKGVKVYLSVATVAGNGFSNDAERKIFDTHNIPDGWEGMDASPASLEIWKKVIMDSKTILWNGPVGVFEFPNFAKGTGEIAHYVADATQNGAYSLVGGGDSVAAVNKFGLADKVSYVSTGGGAMLEAIEGKILPGVAAIEG; encoded by the coding sequence ATGAAAATCGATCAATTCAACTTTGCTGGTAAAAAAGCAATTGTACGTGTAGACTTTAACGTTCCATTGGATGAAAATGGCAATGTAACAGACGACACCCGTATACGCGGTGCTCTCCCTACACTCAAGAAAGTTCTTTCAGATGGTGGAGCTCTTATTATGATGAGCCACATGGGCAAGCCAAAAGGTAAAGTTAATGCAAAATTATCTTTAAGACAAATTACCGAGAATGTCGCTAAAGCTCTAGGCGCTCCTGTTAAATTTGCGGAAGACTGCGCAAAAGCACAAGAAGCTGCAGCATCTTTGAAACCAGGAGAAGCTCTTTTACTAGAAAACCTACGTTTTTATCCTGAAGAAGAAGGTAAACCGGTCGGAATAGACAAAACAGACCCTAAATATGATGAAGCTAAAAAAGCAATGAAAGAAAGTCAGAAGGCATTTGCCAAGACTCTTGCTTCTTATGCAGATGTTTATGTAAACGATGCATTTGGTACAGCTCACCGTAAACATGCTTCTACTGCTGTAATTGCAGATTATTTTGATGCAGATCACAAAATGTTAGGTTATCTTATGGAGAAAGAAGTTAAAGCTATCAATAATGTTCTGAAGAATGCTAAACATCCTTTCACTGCTATCATTGGTGGTTCTAAAGTTTCTTCTAAACTAGCAGTTATCAAAAATCTTCTTGACAAAGTAGATAATCTGATTATAGGTGGAGGTATGGGTTTCACATTCTTCAAGGCTCAAGGTGGTAAGATCGGTAATTCACTTCATGAAGATGACCTTATGCCTGAAGCACTTAACGTACTTGCAGAAGCAGAGAAAAAAGGTGTTAAAGTGTACTTGTCTGTAGCAACTGTAGCTGGTAATGGATTTAGCAACGATGCTGAGCGCAAGATTTTCGACACTCATAATATTCCTGATGGATGGGAAGGAATGGACGCTTCACCAGCATCTCTGGAAATATGGAAGAAAGTCATTATGGATTCAAAAACTATTCTATGGAATGGTCCTGTAGGAGTGTTTGAATTCCCTAATTTTGCTAAAGGTACTGGTGAAATTGCTCATTATGTAGCTGACGCTACTCAAAATGGAGCATATTCTCTTGTTGGTGGTGGTGACTCTGTTGCTGCTGTAAACAAATTCGGCCTTGCTGATAAAGTATCTTATGTATCAACAGGTGGTGGTGCAATGCTAGAAGCTATTGAAGGTAAAATTCTTCCTGGCGTAGCTGCAATAGAAGGATAA
- a CDS encoding L-threonylcarbamoyladenylate synthase, with the protein MKQEEDIKKAIEVMKDGGTILYPTDTVWGIGCDATNPEAVAKVYEIKHRDDSKALICLVDSDARLQKYVRVVPNVAWDLLEYATKPTTVILDGAVNLASNLIAEDGSIALRITQEEFSKELCFRFQKAVVSTSANVSGEPAAANYCDISQEIIDSVDYVCWTRRQEHLPHTPSSIIKLSQDGQVTIIRK; encoded by the coding sequence ATGAAACAAGAAGAAGATATAAAAAAGGCAATAGAGGTTATGAAGGATGGTGGAACTATTCTTTATCCTACAGACACAGTATGGGGCATCGGATGTGATGCAACAAACCCAGAGGCAGTAGCAAAAGTATATGAAATAAAGCACAGAGATGATTCAAAGGCGCTTATTTGTCTTGTAGATTCAGATGCAAGATTGCAAAAATATGTGCGTGTTGTGCCTAATGTGGCATGGGATTTATTAGAATATGCTACTAAGCCGACAACTGTTATATTGGACGGTGCTGTAAATTTAGCTTCTAACCTTATTGCAGAAGATGGTTCAATAGCATTGAGAATAACTCAAGAAGAATTTTCAAAAGAACTATGTTTTCGCTTTCAAAAGGCAGTGGTATCTACATCTGCTAACGTTAGTGGTGAACCGGCAGCAGCTAATTATTGCGATATATCACAAGAAATAATTGATTCTGTTGACTATGTCTGCTGGACTCGTAGACAGGAACATCTGCCTCATACACCCTCAAGTATAATAAAACTTTCACAAGACGGACAAGTGACTATAATAAGAAAGTAA
- a CDS encoding chloride channel protein: MSEAAIDSLEISKPNRFISWCKSHISEHQFVLILAFVIGLLTAVAAYSLHWIINQIEALLTSSFVPNSYNWLYLVYPVIGIYLTSLFVRYIVKDNISHGITRILYAISSKQSRLKGHNCWSSVIASAITIGFGGSVGAEAPIVLTGSAIGSNLGQLFRLDNKTLMLLVGCGAAGAIAGIFKAPITGLVFTLEVLMIDLTMSSLLPILISSVTATCFTYIFVGAKSLFVFTLDAPWQLERVPASILLGVFCGLVSLYFIRTMTSCENVFAKFQQHPYIKLAIGGTVLSLLIFFLPSLFGEGYKDINLLLNGKTEMDWNAILNNSPFYGHGNLLMAYISLVLLSKVFATSATNGGGGCGGTFAPSLFIGCFSGFLFARIWNIYKIGVYVPEKNYALLGMAGVMSGVMHAPLTGIFLIAEITGGYQLFMPLIIVSVCAYLTIIIFEPHSIYGMRLAKQGKLITHHTDRAILTLMNLNSVIEKEYTAVDPDMDLSKLVGAISQSRTSFLPVLDDAGRLLGEIDITKIRHVVFRIELYHRFKVRQLMTPPPATVGDNDPMEEVVKEFDSTNANMLPVLANDGRLEGYITRERVYSMYRKMVADMSED, encoded by the coding sequence ATGTCTGAAGCAGCAATAGATAGTCTGGAAATAAGCAAACCTAACCGATTTATTAGTTGGTGCAAGTCGCATATCAGTGAGCATCAGTTTGTGCTCATTCTTGCCTTTGTTATCGGATTACTGACAGCTGTGGCTGCATACTCTCTACATTGGATAATTAATCAGATTGAAGCTCTTCTTACAAGTTCATTTGTTCCTAATTCTTACAACTGGTTATATTTGGTCTATCCTGTAATAGGTATATATCTTACAAGTTTGTTTGTTAGATATATCGTAAAGGATAATATAAGTCATGGAATTACTAGAATATTATATGCAATTAGTTCTAAACAAAGTCGACTTAAGGGGCATAATTGCTGGAGCTCTGTTATTGCATCTGCTATAACAATTGGTTTTGGTGGATCAGTGGGAGCCGAAGCCCCTATTGTTTTAACAGGTTCTGCTATCGGCTCAAATTTGGGACAATTGTTCCGACTTGACAATAAAACATTAATGTTGCTTGTCGGCTGTGGTGCAGCAGGTGCAATTGCCGGAATATTTAAGGCTCCTATAACAGGACTAGTATTTACATTGGAGGTCTTGATGATAGATCTGACAATGTCATCACTTTTGCCAATATTGATTTCTAGTGTGACAGCTACGTGCTTTACTTATATTTTTGTAGGGGCTAAATCGTTATTTGTTTTTACACTAGACGCGCCATGGCAGTTGGAAAGGGTTCCGGCTAGTATCCTATTAGGTGTATTTTGTGGATTAGTGAGTTTGTACTTTATTAGGACTATGACATCATGTGAAAATGTTTTTGCAAAGTTCCAACAACATCCATATATAAAATTAGCCATAGGAGGAACCGTATTGAGTCTGTTGATATTCTTTTTGCCTTCATTATTCGGTGAAGGATATAAGGATATAAACCTACTATTGAATGGAAAAACTGAAATGGACTGGAATGCAATACTTAATAATTCCCCATTTTATGGTCATGGAAATTTGCTTATGGCATATATTTCATTGGTCTTATTGTCAAAAGTTTTTGCTACTTCAGCTACCAATGGTGGTGGCGGTTGTGGTGGTACATTTGCTCCAAGTCTTTTTATTGGATGTTTTAGTGGCTTCTTGTTTGCGAGAATCTGGAATATCTATAAAATAGGCGTATATGTTCCTGAAAAAAATTATGCTTTGTTAGGTATGGCTGGTGTTATGAGTGGTGTAATGCATGCACCACTTACAGGAATATTTTTAATAGCAGAGATTACGGGTGGCTATCAATTGTTTATGCCACTAATAATAGTTAGCGTATGTGCATACCTGACAATTATAATATTTGAACCTCATAGTATTTATGGTATGCGACTTGCTAAGCAAGGTAAGTTGATAACTCATCACACAGACCGAGCAATATTGACATTGATGAATCTTAATTCTGTTATAGAAAAAGAATATACAGCGGTAGACCCTGATATGGATTTAAGTAAACTTGTTGGAGCCATAAGTCAGAGTAGAACTAGTTTCTTGCCTGTTTTGGATGATGCAGGCCGCTTGCTAGGAGAAATAGACATCACAAAGATTCGACATGTCGTTTTCAGAATAGAACTATACCATCGTTTTAAGGTTCGTCAGTTGATGACACCTCCACCTGCGACAGTGGGTGACAATGACCCAATGGAAGAAGTCGTAAAAGAATTTGATAGTACAAATGCGAACATGTTACCTGTTCTTGCTAATGATGGAAGACTTGAGGGCTATATAACACGCGAAAGAGTATATAGCATGTATCGCAAGATGGTAGCAGACATGAGTGAGGATTAA
- the pyk gene encoding pyruvate kinase — translation MKQTKIVASISDRRCDTAFIRDLFNAGMNVVRMNTAHATPDGIRTIIKNTRSVSKHIGILIDTKGPEVRSTGNEEPIPYKTGEKVRICGNPDNDTTHDFVNVSYQNFASDVKVGDDVLFDDGELDMKIIGKEGDSLLAEVRNDGNLGSHKSVNVPGAHIDLPALTEKDKRNILLAIDENIDFIAHSFVRNREDVLAVQRILDEHNSDIKIISKIENQEGVDNIDEIIEASYGIMIARGDLGIEVPIERIPGIQRQIIRKCVIAKKPVIVATQMLHTMINNPRPTRAEVTDIANAIYYRTDALMLSGETASGKYPLEAVTTMAAIAEQAEKDKIKENDIEVPLNTNSNVTEFLAKSAIDATEKLNVKGIITDSSTGRTARNLAAFRGPNPVLAICYNEKLQRLLALSYGVIPVYQHEQMSTQDCFVAALRMLRQKGYICEEDKIAYLSGSFGEGGGTTFLEINKVKEVFDKSYMFHLPNVVEKN, via the coding sequence ATGAAACAGACTAAAATTGTTGCTTCAATTAGTGATCGTAGATGTGATACGGCTTTCATACGCGACCTGTTTAATGCAGGTATGAATGTCGTAAGAATGAATACTGCTCATGCAACACCCGACGGGATACGTACAATTATTAAAAATACCAGAAGTGTATCTAAACACATAGGTATACTTATAGATACGAAAGGTCCTGAGGTACGCTCAACAGGAAACGAAGAACCAATTCCCTATAAAACTGGAGAAAAAGTTAGAATATGTGGTAATCCAGATAATGATACTACACATGATTTTGTCAATGTTTCATATCAGAATTTTGCCAGTGATGTCAAAGTTGGTGATGATGTGTTGTTTGATGATGGTGAGTTGGATATGAAAATTATAGGCAAGGAGGGAGATTCTTTACTTGCTGAGGTTCGAAACGATGGTAATTTAGGCTCACATAAGAGTGTTAATGTTCCAGGAGCACATATTGATTTGCCAGCCTTGACCGAGAAAGATAAACGAAATATTTTATTGGCAATTGATGAGAATATAGATTTCATTGCCCATTCTTTCGTGCGTAACAGAGAGGATGTACTTGCGGTACAGCGTATTTTGGATGAGCATAATAGTGATATAAAGATTATCTCTAAGATTGAAAATCAAGAAGGAGTGGATAATATTGATGAGATTATTGAAGCTTCTTATGGGATAATGATAGCTAGGGGCGATCTTGGTATAGAAGTTCCTATAGAGAGAATACCTGGTATCCAGAGACAGATTATTCGTAAATGTGTTATCGCTAAAAAGCCAGTTATTGTTGCAACTCAGATGTTGCATACAATGATAAATAATCCTAGACCAACAAGAGCTGAGGTTACAGACATAGCTAATGCTATATATTATCGGACAGATGCTCTAATGTTGAGTGGCGAGACTGCCTCTGGAAAATATCCATTAGAGGCTGTTACTACTATGGCTGCTATTGCAGAACAGGCAGAAAAAGATAAAATTAAGGAAAATGACATTGAGGTACCTCTGAATACGAACAGCAATGTTACCGAGTTCCTTGCAAAAAGTGCTATTGATGCAACAGAGAAGTTGAATGTCAAAGGAATTATTACAGATAGTAGTACTGGACGTACTGCTAGGAACTTAGCTGCTTTCCGTGGTCCTAATCCTGTTCTTGCCATTTGTTATAATGAGAAGTTGCAGAGATTGTTAGCGCTGAGTTATGGTGTAATACCTGTATATCAGCATGAACAGATGAGCACACAGGATTGCTTTGTGGCTGCACTGAGGATGCTTCGTCAAAAAGGTTATATTTGTGAGGAAGATAAGATTGCCTATCTCAGTGGAAGTTTTGGAGAAGGTGGCGGCACTACATTCTTAGAAATAAATAAGGTCAAAGAAGTCTTTGATAAATCTTATATGTTTCATTTGCCAAATGTCGTAGAAAAGAATTAA
- the radA gene encoding DNA repair protein RadA, whose translation MAKDKIAYVCDNCGQESAKWIGKCPSCGQWNTFKEIRIANNSTGSQAAKSAAMSIHSTIDSQKRNHPFFLHEISAKDEPRIDTHDIELNRVLGGGLVPGSIVLLGGEPGIGKSTLTLQTILRMPERKILYVSGEESAHQLKMRADRIEHPINDNCQILCETSLENIFAHIKDIQPELVIVDSIQTISTEDVESSPGSITQVRECAAALLRFAKTSSIPVILIGHINKEGTLAGPKILEHIVDTVIQFEGDQHYMYRILRSIKNRFGSTSELGIYEMQQSGLRQVSNPSELLLTQDHEGLSGIAISSAIEGVRPFLVETQALVSSAAYGTPQRSATGFDQRRLNMLLAVLEKRVGFKLMQKDVFINIAGGLKVTDLAMDLSVIAAVLSSNVDTAISSAYCMAGEVGLSGEVRPINRIDQRVIEAEKLGFTHMIIPKLNMQGLNSSKFNIELIPVRKVEEALRVLFG comes from the coding sequence ATGGCAAAAGACAAAATTGCATATGTATGTGACAACTGTGGACAGGAATCTGCAAAATGGATTGGCAAATGTCCAAGTTGTGGGCAATGGAATACTTTTAAGGAAATTCGCATAGCTAATAATAGCACAGGTTCACAAGCTGCAAAGTCAGCAGCAATGTCTATACATTCAACCATTGACTCTCAGAAAAGGAATCATCCTTTTTTCTTACATGAAATTTCTGCGAAAGACGAGCCAAGAATAGATACACATGATATTGAATTGAATCGTGTTCTTGGCGGTGGACTTGTACCAGGATCAATAGTATTACTTGGAGGAGAGCCCGGAATAGGAAAGAGCACTCTAACGCTTCAAACTATATTAAGGATGCCTGAGCGTAAAATACTATATGTAAGTGGTGAGGAAAGTGCTCACCAATTAAAAATGCGCGCCGACCGTATTGAGCATCCTATAAATGATAATTGTCAAATATTATGTGAGACTTCGCTTGAAAACATATTTGCACATATCAAGGATATTCAACCAGAACTAGTAATTGTGGATTCAATTCAAACTATTTCAACAGAAGACGTAGAAAGCAGTCCCGGTAGTATAACACAGGTTAGAGAGTGTGCTGCAGCTCTTCTACGCTTTGCAAAAACAAGTAGTATACCTGTAATACTTATAGGTCACATAAACAAAGAGGGTACACTTGCAGGACCAAAGATTCTAGAACATATCGTTGATACAGTAATACAATTCGAGGGCGATCAACATTATATGTACCGCATACTTAGGTCAATAAAAAATCGCTTTGGAAGCACATCTGAATTAGGTATTTACGAAATGCAACAATCAGGTCTTAGACAAGTAAGCAATCCTTCTGAGTTACTTCTAACTCAAGATCACGAAGGGTTGTCTGGAATTGCTATATCGTCTGCGATAGAAGGTGTAAGACCTTTTTTAGTTGAAACTCAAGCATTAGTATCTTCAGCTGCATATGGCACACCACAAAGATCGGCAACAGGCTTTGACCAACGCAGATTAAATATGTTACTTGCTGTTCTTGAGAAAAGAGTCGGATTTAAATTGATGCAGAAGGATGTTTTTATAAATATAGCCGGTGGACTTAAGGTTACTGATTTAGCAATGGATCTTAGTGTCATTGCTGCAGTACTATCCAGTAATGTTGATACTGCTATAAGTTCTGCATACTGCATGGCCGGAGAAGTTGGACTCAGCGGAGAAGTAAGACCAATCAATCGAATTGATCAGCGCGTAATTGAAGCTGAAAAATTGGGATTCACACATATGATTATTCCCAAGCTTAATATGCAAGGATTAAACAGTTCAAAGTTTAATATAGAACTTATTCCTGTCAGAAAAGTAGAAGAAGCATTAAGAGTTCTATTCGGGTAA
- the fmt gene encoding methionyl-tRNA formyltransferase has product MEKQDLRIVFMGTPEFAVGTLQRLVEGEYNIVAVITQPDKPVGRHGSVLTQSAVKQYALKHDIPVLQPEKMKDETFVEELREYKADLQVVVAFRMLPDIVWSMPKFGTFNVHAALLPQYRGAAPINWAIINGEKETGITTFFLDKDIDTGRIIMQKSIPIDEEDNVEVVYDRLMKLGADVCTETIDMIIAGDGNVDSLSQDKMVKTEENLKLAPKIYKETCKIDWSQSAKRVHDFIRGLSPYPGAWTELVYDDGTRQILKIYSSRVMSATGYAPEDIPGKVEIENETLIIRLSDGNLHIEELQLAGKKRMKARDFVNGLHNIVNFHVE; this is encoded by the coding sequence ATGGAAAAGCAAGATCTTAGAATAGTATTTATGGGTACACCTGAATTTGCAGTGGGAACATTACAAAGACTGGTCGAAGGAGAATATAATATAGTAGCGGTTATTACGCAACCGGATAAACCTGTTGGTAGACATGGATCTGTATTAACGCAATCAGCTGTTAAACAGTATGCTTTAAAACACGATATACCGGTTTTACAGCCTGAAAAAATGAAAGATGAAACTTTCGTTGAAGAACTTCGTGAATACAAGGCAGACCTACAGGTCGTAGTTGCATTTAGGATGTTGCCTGATATAGTATGGTCTATGCCAAAATTTGGAACATTCAATGTGCATGCAGCTTTGCTTCCGCAATACAGAGGTGCTGCACCAATCAACTGGGCCATTATTAATGGCGAGAAGGAAACAGGAATAACAACGTTCTTTTTGGATAAAGATATAGATACAGGAAGAATAATTATGCAGAAATCGATACCAATAGATGAAGAAGATAATGTAGAGGTTGTATATGATAGGCTTATGAAGTTGGGTGCTGATGTTTGTACAGAAACAATCGATATGATTATTGCAGGAGATGGTAATGTTGATTCTTTGTCTCAAGATAAGATGGTAAAGACAGAGGAAAACCTAAAGTTAGCGCCTAAAATATACAAAGAAACTTGTAAGATAGATTGGTCGCAGTCGGCAAAAAGAGTCCATGATTTCATAAGAGGCTTATCACCGTATCCAGGTGCTTGGACAGAATTAGTATATGACGATGGAACAAGACAAATACTTAAGATCTATTCTTCAAGGGTTATGTCTGCAACAGGATATGCACCAGAAGATATCCCAGGCAAAGTAGAAATTGAAAATGAAACTTTGATTATAAGATTGTCAGATGGAAACTTGCATATTGAAGAATTGCAGTTGGCAGGAAAAAAGCGTATGAAAGCTCGCGATTTTGTAAATGGACTGCACAATATTGTGAATTTTCATGTAGAATAA